From Ursus arctos isolate Adak ecotype North America unplaced genomic scaffold, UrsArc2.0 scaffold_11, whole genome shotgun sequence, the proteins below share one genomic window:
- the SYNPO2 gene encoding synaptopodin-2 isoform X3, which translates to MGTGDFICISMTGGAPWGFRLQGGKEQKQPLQVAKIRSQSKASGSGLCEGDEVVSINGNPCADLTYPQVIKLMESITDSLQMLIKRPSSGVNETSISETENKSPEHLTQEGRVESTTLQIRPAAKNQHRELYVASVRSGAPLAEDQGSGPGFSGSIKEETGPSYHVAPHTPDSQTGGLAEGIILREKAEVGQPGPVVELQLSLSQERHKVTNVPVVALLGAEKSKSPDPDPHVQHGRIVHIDSIPTKEKGEPSLRSSKIIQISSGKELKVIQGSEAGDAGLPRVEVILDCLDRQKTEGCRLQAGKGCVDSPVEGGQSEAPPSLVSFAVSSEGTEQGEDPRSERDHSRPHKHRARHARLRRSESLSEKQVKEAKSKCKSIALLLTDAPNPNSKGVLMFKKRRRRAKKYTLVSYGTGELEREADEEEDGDKEDTCEVAFLGTSESEVDEELLSDTDDGARVVNFDWDSGLVDIEKKLNRGDKMEMLPDTSGKGALMFAKRRERMDQIAAQKEEERVGGMASREPAAVQTDGLRTTASYQRKEEETGRMQSSVSRSYIEVSPGHGHVPQHNGFTGVSDTAEAQRMIPRNRTAKPFPGSVNQAATPFSPTRNVTSPMADFPAPPPYSAVTPPPEGFSRAVSSPTAGPAQPPPWPQPAPWSQPAFYDSSERIASRDERIAVPAKRTGILQEAKRRSTTKPMFTFKEPKVSPNPELLSLLQNSEGKKGTGAGGDSGPEEDYLSLGAEACNFMQSSTAKQKTPPPVAPKPAVKSSSSQPVTPVSPVWSPGVAPTQPPAFPTSNPSQGTVVSSIKIAQPSYAPARPASTLTLAGPFKGPQAAVASPNYTPKPTAPTPTVNAAHAGAPGPSNELPGMSGKGAQLFAKRQSRMEKYVVDSDTVQAHAARAQSPTPSLPAGWKYSSNVRAPPPVAYNPIHSPSYPLAALKSQSSAPQASKTSKKKGKKPLNALDVMKHQPYQLNASLFTFQPPDGKDGLLQKSSAKVSSVPAVKQALPPRPVNAGSPTTAQASSVYSVPAYSSQPAFFAEATSPVSASPVPVGIPTSPKQESASTSYFVAPRPKFSAKKSGVPVQVRCLTGIHSRSLIKIVPRTDFPAYLPSST; encoded by the exons ATACGAAGCCAGAGCAAAGCCTCTGGGTCTGGGCTCTGTGAGGGGGATGAAGTGGTTTCTATCAATGGCAACCCTTGCGCAGACCTCACCTACCCCCAAGTCATCAAGCTCATGGAGAGCATAACAGACTCTCTCCAAATGCTtatcaaaag ACCATCCAGTGGAGTAAATGAGACTTCCATCtctgaaactgaaaacaaaagccCAGAGCATCTCACCCAGGAGGGGCGCGTGGAAAGTACCACCCTGCAAATTCGACCAGCCGCAAAGAACCAGCACAGAGAGTTGTATGTTGCCTCAGTCAGGAGTGGAGCTCCTCTAGCTGAGGACCAAGGGAGCGGTCCCGGTTTTTCTGGGAgcataaaagaagaaacaggCCCAAGCTACCATGTGGCTCCCCATACGCCCGACTCCCAAACAGGAGGCTTAGCAGAGGGGATTATCTTAAGGGAGAAGGCAGAAGTTGGACAGCCAGGCCCTGTGGTTGAGCTACAACTGTCCCTTTCACAAGAGAGACACAAGGTCACCAATGTCCCCGTGGTGGCTCTCCTGGGAGCTGAAAAATCCAAGTCTCCTGACCCAGATCCTCATGTACAGCACGGCAGGATCGTCCACATAGATTCAATTCCcactaaggagaaaggggagccttCTCTGAGGTCCAGCAAGATAATCCAGATCTCCAGTGGCAAAGAGTTAAAAGTGATCCAGGGAAGTGAAGCAGGAGACGCGGGGCTGCCCCGAGTGGAAGTGATACTCGACTGCTTGGACAGGCAGAAGACGGAAGGGTGCAGGCTTCAGGCAGGAAAGGGGTGTGTGGATTCTCCAGTGGAAGGAGGGCAGTCAGAAGCACCTCCTTCTCTGGTATCCTTTGCAGTCTCATCAgaaggcacagagcagggagaagaTCCACGCTCGGAAAGGGATCACAGCAGACCTCACAAGCACCGAGCGCGCCACGCAC GGCTCAGGAGGAGTGAAAGCCTGTCAGAAAAGCAGGTGAAAGAAGCAAAATCTAAATGCAAAAGCATTGCCCTCCTTCTTACAGATGCCCCCAACCCCAACTCCAAGGGGGTGTTGATGTTTAAGAAGCGCCGCAGGCGGGCCAAGAAATACACCCTAGTCAGCTACGGCACGGGCGAACTTGAGCGCGAGGCCGACGAGGAGGAAGACGGTGACAAAGAGGATACCTGCGAAGTAGCATTTCTGGGCACGAGTGAATCTGAGGTGGATGAAGAGTTATTGTCTGACACTGACGACGGCGCACGCGTTGTGAACTTCGACTGGGACTCTGGACTCGTGGACATCGAAAAGAAACTGAACAGAGGGGACAAGATGGAGATGTTGCCAGACACCTCAGGCAAGGGCGCCCTCATGTTTGCCAAGAGGAGGGAGCGAATGGATCAGATCGCGGCCcaaaaagaggaggagagggtgggTGGAATGGCAAGCAGAGAGCCCGCTGCTGTGCAGACAGACGGCCTGAGAACCACGGCTTCCTaccaaaggaaggaagaagaaaccgGAAGAATGCAGAGCTCTGTGAGCAGAAGCTACATCGAGGTGAGCCCCGGTCATGGCCACGTGCCCCAACACAATGGCTTCACTGGGGTGTCCGACACAGCAGAGGCCCAGAGGATGATCCCTAGGAACAGAACAGCCAAACCCTTCCCGGGGTCTGTGAACCAGGCAGCGACCCCCTTCTCCCCAACCCGGAACGTGACGAGCCCCATGGCGGACTTCCCGGCGCCTCCGCCCTATTCTGCAGTCACACCTCCACCTGAAGGCTTCTCCAGAGCCGTGTCAAGCCCGACGGCTGGCCCCGCACAGCCTCCTCCGTGGCCCCAGCCCGCCCCATGGTCCCAGCCAGCCTTCTACGACTCCTCTGAGCGGATAGCCTCCCGGGATGAAAGGATCGCCGTGCCAGCAAAAAGAACAGGAATACTGCAGGAGGCCAAAAGGAGAAGCACGACAAAGCCCATGTTCACTTTTAAAGAGCCCAAAGTAAGCCCAAATCCTGAACTCTTGTCACTTCTTCAAAATTCAGAAGGCAAAAAGGGCACTGGAGCTGGAGGCGATTCCGGACCCGAAGAAGACTACCTCAGTTTGGGAGCAGAGGCTTGTAATTTCATGCAGAGCTCCACTGCAaaacaaaagactccacctcctgTCGCCCCGAAACCTGCAGTCAAGTCCTCGTCCTCCCAACCAGTAACTCCAGTTTCTCCGGTCTGGTCCCCAGGAGTGGCTCCAACCCAACCTCCTGCCTTCCCCACGTCCAACCCGTCGCAGGGCACCGTTGTCTCCTCCATCAAAATAGCCCAGCCTTCCTACGCTCCTGCCCGGCCCGCGAGCACTCTGACCCTGGCTGGTCCCTTCAAGGGTCCACAGGCAGCAGTAGCCAGTCCCAACTACACACCTAAGCCAACGGCTCCCACACCAACAGTAAACGCTGCTCATGCTGGTGCCCCGGGACCATCCAATGAGCTTCCAGGAATGAGTGGGAAAGGAGCCCAGCTCTTTGCTAAAAGGCAGTCGAGGATGGAGAAGTATGTGGTAGATTCCGACACAGTGCAGGCCCATGCTGCTCGCGCCCAGTCTCCCACTCCGTCTCTACCAGCCGGTTGGAAGTACTCCTCCAATGTCCGAGCTCCTCCTCCTGTGGCCTACAACCCTATCCACTCCCCCTCCTACCCTCTGGCTGCTCTCAAGTCTCAGTCATCAGCCCCACAGGCCTCCAAGACAAGCAAGAAAAAGGGCAAAAAACCCCTCAATGCTTTGGACGTCATGAAGCACCAACCATATCAGCTAAATGCATCCCTGTTTACTTTCCAACCTCCTGATGGAAAGGATGGCCTCCTCCAAAAGTCATCCGCCAAGGTCAGTTCAGTGCCCGCCGTGAAGCAAGCTCTTCCTCCCCGGCCCGTGAACGCTGGCTCGCCCACTACTGCGCAGGCCTCGTCTGTGTACTCGGTGCCAGCATATAGctctcagcctgccttctttgCAGAGGCCACCTCACCGGTCAGCGCGTCCCCCGTGCCCGTGGGCATTCCCACCTCTCCAAAGCAAGAATCAGCCTCGACGTCTTACTTTGTGGCACCAAGGCCGAAGTTCTCAGCCAAGAAAAGTGGTGTCCCAGTGCAGGT CAGATGTTTGACGGG TATACATTCAAGGTCCCTAATAAAAATAGTCCCAAGGACTGACTTTCCAGCCTACCTTCCTTCCTCTACCTGA